The genomic window aacgtttaaagTATTTCGCATTGCAATTGCAAAATGTATATTTCGCGCTGCTTAACATTTTATCGTAAttctatttaaacaatatacttGTACTGACCTTTCGCTAACCTGTCGACTATTCGTGTATTGCGAGTTGATGGAACTTTTAGTTTTCTTGAAGAAAAGGGGAGAAGCTGTCTCGGTTAGAGATTTgggtattttataaatgctgAACCCTATAACTTTTGGTTCCATTATGCTGTGTTGGTTGAGCGATATGATAACGGTGTCTGGGTCACTGAGTACGATCTGTATTTGCGGattcatatgaaataaatctgtaacatacatttataacataatttatttaatctgtttctAAAGTtacatttcttaaattttcttaatgtttAGTATCGTCGTGTGATCAGAATACATCAACTGTTACTTACTAACGTGATTTCTACATCCGCCTGCGGTAACGCCTTTCTTCCAGCGGCCTTGATGACTCTTCACTTGCCACTTCTGTTTGTCACTCAGAGTAGCTTCAGCTTTACTCGTCTCCACATCCAAATGCACCATTTCTACCCGTGAGAACATTGATGTGAAGTCGTTGTACAACATCCAGAAGCCCTTGGTCGTTGACGTTAGCCGTTCACGTTCGTGGACTGGAATCGAACTCCAACTGGAATgagatatgaaaattaatatcgaatctgtttaatattattattattttataaatgactagCAAAGGTACCTTGCATggtctaaaataaaatgtgttatatGCGTGTCTCCTGGTGCTAATGGTCTTGCTAATCTCACTAAATATACTGGTCCATCAATAGTTTCTATCtgaaatgtaaaatttgttCAGTTAATGTACTATGTATTAGATGCTTTAGTAAGCTCCCCGCTTTTATGATCGATATGATGCGTCAATTGGTTTGGAATTGTAATATCAATGAATGACTTTAGACGAATACGTAAATGCGTTAAACGGAATAGATTTTATAATGaccaatatttaaacataaaaatcataattttaacttaCCCTTTCCATATTGTAAAGTCTGTAATTCATTCCCGATTCTATGCTTTTGACTGAATGCGTAACCGCCTGAAAAATGTGTATAAGGAAGTCaaagaattttcttaaatattagtatCCTAATcctgtaattatatttagaatatatatattttttacgtttggTAATCTGTATGCTGTGACAACACTTGTGGTTTTCATGAGATTGTTAAGGGCAGCGGCGTCAGTCAGGTCCGTAATGTTAAGAGATTCCGTGATGCCTCCCGTAAGATCCGCCAAGCCGTCCAAAAGGTTGCCGTATTTAAGTGCCTCGTATGACCCGTGCATTCtacaaatagtaaaaaaattcaaGCAACTTATAAGAAATCATTATGCAATTCTATTGCGTATTGAGGTTAAAATGAATTACAACTTTTAACGGAAATATGAAAGACCCGGCTTACTCTAGTTATGcagtaatatgaaatattacatttattatctatactaacattatatatGTGAAAGTACCTCTGTCTGTGTGTCTCTTGCTCTTTCACGGACAAACCACTGATTAGAATTTGATGAGATCAGTTATAAAGCAAGCTTATAGACTTTTTTATGCGTAACACCTGAGGACCAACCCCTAATACGCAAGCGGAACGAcgggcaacaactagtattaaataaattaaatagcgaGGAATTTTGGACGAAATCGTaattccagtttttttttttaatattcgacaacatcacatacattactctaatcccaatgtaagtagctaaagcacttgtgttatggaaaatcagaagtaacgacggtaccacaaacacccagacaagataacatagaaaactaatgaactttttctatatcgactcggccgggaatcgaacccgggacgtcggagtacccatgaaaattggtttacacactactcgaccacgtaGGTCGTCATCGTCATTTAGATACATGatgatgtgaaatatttttgaatttaatattataatttagtattatatatatttgataatatttaaaaattatatgattaatttaaaaatattaactttaacattaaatttttcataaagtattaaataataaaagattggTACTAACTTTGCATAAGCTTTTTCTAGTAGGGCCGGCCAGAGCTGTTCGGAATTACTGCAATGCATAAATGCCAGCTTGCCGTGTACCGTAGGTAATCTATCATCTACTAGAACCTCTACCCACTGGCCGCACCACCAAAGGCGAAATCTGTAatgtcgaaaatatattttataatttatgaaaaaatgcaATAAACCGTATAAGTATGCTATTAATTATCAAACAAATGTCGACAGACTCAGCCAAAGATTTTACCAATAGATAATATCAGGTATTCTCAAGACCGGCAAGAGCACTCTTAttagaaattgttattttaaatatttttatctttcaatgttttgtaatttcattataacgaaaataattttcaataaaaacttattaaagatAAAGTGTAATTTTAACATCAGCTACATGACtcgaatttgatttattaattaataatttgatactaACCGAAAAACGCCAGCATAGTTGGAGTCTATTCTCTGGTCAGCGGGTACGACTCGATAAAAAAGTCCTTTGCACAGATATAACACTCCAACACATGAAAGCAGCCACTTGTCTCCTGCAAGAGaagtttgtaaacatttttatattaggtACTAGCTTTCTTTAGTAACCTTATTACTATGTTTGTTCGCCAAGCAAGATTTgcttttttgaataaataataagttaactCGCCATGCCTGaacatttctatttatttcaaaatctcTATAACAAAATGCTAGATTATGCGTGTACGAGAAGAGGGACAGCTATTAGGTACTTATATTGAATGTCTTTTTGTGTACCTGACATGCGTATacacaaaatttcatgatggCCGGTATGAGTAGTTAAGATATGATAATTATTGGCAGCATAGCTTTCTCAACTCACACAGCTTAATCCAAATTTAAGAcactttattacaaaacaagatATAATTATCAATCAAATGTTGCcacatttcttaataaataatatgttttactctAAAATGTATCGATAATGTATACTACAACATTACATAAACGCTTCAGAACCATTACGTTATCTTAGTCTTATTTCATAGCATTTCTGATCTGATTGCATAACATTCTAGATATCGCTTTGTTGCCAAAACTTCTATTTTAAAATCCTTGTTATATTGCAATTTTCGCAGAGCATATCTTGACTTTGATATTACCAAATATGACTGATAAAGACACAGGTTATTATACTAAAACATATTGATAGTTACTTTCACTTGCGCCACAGCTACCTTACAAGCTAGGTATTTATCAGATTTTAAATTcactttattcaacatagaaaaaacaaaaatgcgGTTGCATTAATTAAGCGTAAAATcatgaaaaataattcttttaatataattattttcctaaTTATTATACTTCTGTTTGCTCGGAAATTCaaccataattattattgaaaattataggATCACAAATTTCATTTGcattttttggattttttttatgacctAAGCtcgtcaaataatataaaaatataaaaaaaaataaaaatcagttgACAGACAAAGGAGGAAAGACAGctttgtctatttatatttagaatatagtTAGCCAGCGTGTTGatatcacaatatttattaacttaccaAGTCTGCCGGTCACAACGTCGAAAGTATCGCTGCTGTCGAGAATAAACTTGGGGTTCGCATGCAATTCCTGTGAACAATTTCGAAACTAGTTAAACAAGCAACTTACTAAGATATAGatagttatttcaaaatttgtGTTGTAATCTAATAATACGCCTCCTTCAAAATTTACCATAAAGTaggatctaaataaataaatgcgtgAAAAATTACAGGAGACGCGTTGTCCCGTTTACTTCGCATTAGCACAGTGCCACGGGTAAATAGACTGGTTGGTATACattaattcgttaaaaaataccAAGACATAAAGTTAAATACACGACCTAgccacattatttttttactaacaaatttaaataatatgtattggtACACGATACGTGATAAGCAGTTGTACAGTTATAGAATACAGGATGCtgtcttctttcgaatgtcgaattatttataattaatttaaaataaagtaataaaatctagttttataaagtaaattctaTAAGCAAGCTAGTTTATGTACAAGGAAGcttgtattcataaaattaatactaatacaTTGTAGTATTTTCTTACCAATTTAATAGGCGAATATAGGTAATGCAGCATTTTATCTGCTTAGATGAAATGACAAAAGATATTATGTTCGGACTTTTTACTGACCAATATGAGTGAGTACCTACCACACCCTTAATCCAGTTCTAGTTCTTTcaatctaccgccaaatagcaatacaatgtacttattaattacatacaattgGGTTCCGGTAATGTAATTCGGTGTTAATGGTGACcgtccagtgtaactacaggattTACAGGACAAGGATAGCgtcttataacaaaatatattaattttattatcgaaATGTTTTTGATACTGCTTGGTAATTCAAACGTGCAGTcttacaaagtaaaaaaaaaattgaagttatAATTAAAGGCACGGACAACATGTCTGTGTTGGTGTCaacaaacattacaataaaaaaaacaacatttttgtttattttcacccatatttattaattggttttcTACAGTTAtaatttgattcaataatcATCAAATCGTATTCATCGGCGGGCCGTGACGGTCgctttttttctaataaatagttCAATTTAT from Vanessa tameamea isolate UH-Manoa-2023 chromosome Z, ilVanTame1 primary haplotype, whole genome shotgun sequence includes these protein-coding regions:
- the Calpc gene encoding calpain-C isoform X1, giving the protein MTDYERIKASCLQRRELWEDPDFPAVQPSVFYHQVPPFTFEWKRAKELHANPKFILDSSDTFDVVTGRLGDKWLLSCVGVLYLCKGLFYRVVPADQRIDSNYAGVFRFRLWWCGQWVEVLVDDRLPTVHGKLAFMHCSNSEQLWPALLEKAYAKMHGSYEALKYGNLLDGLADLTGGITESLNITDLTDAAALNNLMKTTSVVTAYRLPNAVTHSVKSIESGMNYRLYNMERIETIDGPVYLVRLARPLAPGDTHITHFILDHASWSSIPVHERERLTSTTKGFWMLYNDFTSMFSRVEMVHLDVETSKAEATLSDKQKWQVKSHQGRWKKGVTAGGCRNHVNLFHMNPQIQIVLSDPDTVIISLNQHSIMEPKVIGFSIYKIPKSLTETASPLFFKKTKSSINSQYTNSRQVSERCNLDAGAYLVIPTTFEPRQEANFSLRVYSIKQLKMRVLDFTPQMLKAAVLKAPPGVESTSFAQYESQFLQLADEHKTINAFELQELLERCLPNDYIKSCATIETCRQIVLSMEKDGSGRITLSDFKDLICSLKHWQVVFRAHAPEKMSVLRIERFRDILRDVGFVIPERALSLLVLKYMRKDGMLRFGDFVSAVVLLHRAFHMFYSNCSTSTYKVNLTFAEWLKSALTC
- the Calpc gene encoding calpain-C isoform X2, coding for MTDYERIKASCLQRRELWEDPDFPAVQPSVFYHQVPPFTFEWKRAKELHANPKFILDSSDTFDVVTGRLGDKWLLSCVGVLYLCKGLFYRVVPADQRIDSNYAGVFRFRLWWCGQWVEVLVDDRLPTVHGKLAFMHCSNSEQLWPALLEKAYAKMHGSYEALKYGNLLDGLADLTGGITESLNITDLTDAAALNNLMKTTSVVTAYRLPNAVTHSVKSIESGMNYRLYNMERIETIDGPVYLVRLARPLAPGDTHITHFILDHASWSSIPVHERERLTSTTKGFWMLYNDFTSMFSRVEMVHLDVETSKAEATLSDKQKWQVKSHQGRWKKGVTAGGCRNHVNLFHMNPQIQIVLSDPDTVIISLNQHSIMEPKVIGFSIYKIPKSLTETASPLFFKKTKSSINSQYTNSRQVSERCNLDAGAYLVIPTTFEPRQEANFSLRVYSIKQLKMRVLDFTPQMLKAAVLKAPPGVESTSFAQYESQFLQLADEHKTINAFELQELLERCLPNDYIKSCATIETCRQIVLSMEKDGSGRITLSDFKDLICSLKHWQVVFRAHAPEKMSVLRIERFRDILRDVGFVIPERALSLLVLKYMRKDGMLRFGDFVSAVVLLHRAFLAEVGFDMLMLG